TCAGCTTTCAGCAAGTCCCTAAGTGCTATGACACGATCTGATTTAAATTCACCTAGTGCATTCTTAATATGGTCACTTACTTTTTTGAAATCGTTTCGCAAATGTTTTACCATGCTGTGCTTTATTATTGTTACCTAACAATCCTAGCCATCGCACAGGAAGCATTGGTGAAAAACATGCTGAGGAACGAAATTACTGGATTAATAAAGAGTTTAAACTAGCAATTAATACATTTGATAACGTAGAGTACATAACCGCTTATAGCATACTATTTTTCACTGGCATCAAGGAAAGCGAGTTATTAGCTTTAACTATAGATAACTTTGATTTAGATAATCAGCTGCTCACAATTAACTCGAACTGGGTTAGAAGACAAAGAAAAAACGCAACAACATCAACTAAGACCCGTTCGTCTAATCGAGTTGTTACGTTTCCTAAATTGTTAGTTCCATTAATCAATGAATACATCAATAGCCTATATGGTTACATTCCTCATATGCGATTGTTTAGCCAACTAAATAAATACTATTTGAATGATAGACTTAACAAAGCAGTTATAAATGCTGGTGTTAAAAAAATCACTGTGCATGAATTAAGACATTCTCACGCATCCGTTTTAATTAACAACGAGATAAACATCAAAGCCTTACAGCAAAGACTAGGACATAAGAATATTGACACAACATTAAACATTTATAGTCACATGTATCCAACTAAACAAAAAGAGATTGCAAATTTATTAGATAATTTAGGACCAAAATAGGACCGCTGAAATTATAAACGCTATTATATCAATGTTTAGGAAGGTTTTTAACTTATTCCCACTCTATCGTTCCAGGTGGTTTCCCCGTGATGTCATACACCACGCGATTAACATGAGGGACTTCATTCACAATACGTGTTGAGATTTTTTGCAAGACTTCCCAGTCAATCCGTGCGAACTCACTGGTCATTCCATCAATGGAGGTTACTGCACGAATACCTACCATGTGGTCATAGGTACGACCGTCACCCATCACGCCAACACTGCGGACATTCGGTAATACTGTAAAGTATTGCCACACATCACGTTCAAGACCGTTTTTAGCAATTTCTTCGCGTAAAATCGCATCCGATTCGCGGACGATTTCTACTTTTTCATCGGTGACTTCGCCTAAGACACGGATACCTAAACCTGGTCCAGGGAAAGGTTGGCGCCATACGATGGAATCAGGCATATTTAAAGCCGTTCCTACGGCACGTACTTCGTCTTTAAATAAAGTATTTAATGGTTCAATCAATTCAAAGGACATATCTTCCGGTAACCCACCGACATTGTGGTGGGATTTAATCGTTTGAGCGGTTTTGGTACCTGATTCAATGATATCCGTATATAACGTGCCTTGAGCGAGGAAATCAATCCCTTCGAGTTTGGCTGCCTCATCGTCAAACACATAAATAAATTCATTGCCGATTATTTTACGTTTTTCTTCTGGGTCAGTGATGCCAGCTAATTTACTAAAGAAGCGGTCTTTGGCATTGACACGGATGATATTTAGTCCGAAGGTTTCAAGAGCTTCCATTACCGAGTCGCCTTCGTTTTTACGCAATAGACCGTGGTCAACGAAAATACAAATCAGTTGATCACCGATGGCTTTTTGTAATAGCACACCCACAACGGAAGAATCGACACCTCCGGATAAACCAAGTAATACTTTACGATCACCGACTTTTTCACGGATGTTATTGATTTGGATATCAATAAAGTTGTCCATGGTCCAATCGCCCGTCATTTGGCAAATATTAAAGGCGAAGTTGCGTAACATTTGGTTGCCGTTTAAGGTATGGCGTACTTCAGGATGGAATTGGACCCCATAAATTTGACGGTCAGTATTTTCAAAGGCAGCCACGGGGCATTGTTCGTTGCTGGCGGTGACGCTAAAGCCTTCTGGTATTTGGGTAATCAAATCACCATGGCTCATTAAAACTTGTTCTGTTTCACTCAAACCTTCAAATAGACCACTGTTCGTTTGGTTAACATGAATAGTTGCAGTCCCATATTCACGTTTGGCTGCTTTTTCTACTTTACCACCCAATAATTTGGTGGTTAACTGCATGCCATAACAAATCCCTAAAATGGGCACACCTAAATCAAAAATAGCAGGATCAACTGTAAAAGCATCATCAGCATATACACTGTGGGGACCGCCTGATAAAATAATTCCTTTAACGTTACCTAATGCTGTCAGTTCTGCAGCTGTCGTATCGTTGGGTAACAGTTCACTAAACACGCCAAACTCGCGAATACGACGGGTAATTAATTGGTTGTACTGGCTACCAAAGTCCAGTACAATTACCTTTTCTACTTCATATAAACTTGTTGTCAAGCAGGTCACTCCTTAGTATTAATATTTACGAATATATATTTCATCGATAAAATGATTATCGGTTTTATGGATAATCAAATCAGCCCGTTCACGGGTTGGTAATATATATTGTAATAGATTTAAATGGTTAATGGTATACCAAACTTCGTCTCCATAATTATTACGTTCTTCTTCGGTCCAATCTCTAAATTGATAATAATAGTTATCTGGGTCATCCGCCGCATTATCCATCAACACTTGGAAGCGTTCAAAGAACCATTGACGGATTTTTTTATAGTGAGCATCCACATAAATAGAAAAATCAAAAAATTGGCTAACATAAATATTCTGATTTTCTGGTAATTGGAGTACGTTTATCCCTTCAATGATCACGATGTCTGGATTGTGCATAACTTGGACTTCTCCAGGAACAATATCGTAAATTTCATGGGAATAGACAGGAAATTCCGCCGGTTCATCCGTCGTTTTTAATTGAATCATAAAATCTAATAGACGTTGCATATCGTATGATTCTGGAAATCCTTTACGATGCAAAATCTTGCGTTTTTTAAGTTCGGCTGTGGGATATAAAAAACCATCTGTTGTCATCAGTTCAATAGTTTTATTTGGATACAACCGTTCAAGTAATTGGTGCAACACCCGGGCGGTGGTACTTTTTCCGACCGCTACACTGCCTGAAATTCCAATAATGAACGGTACTTTATGGCGTTTTTCGCCAAAAAAGTTTTGTTTTTGTTTTTGAGATGTCATGGCTTGTTGAATTAAGAGGTCGATATAATGTAACATGGGACCATAAATAGCACGCACATCTTCTTGAGATAAGCGGTCATTTAATGATACCAACTCGGCTAAGCGTTCGATAGGTTCAATTTCAGGTGCATCTTGATGAAATTCTTTCCATTCATCACGACTATAGCGGATAAAGGTGTTTGAATCCATTCTGGTCTCCTTTGCTTCTATTTTTCGAAGGAATTCACTTATTGGTCTATTTTAGCATATCCTTAGGATTAAATGTATATTTTATTATTTCTTTAGCCCGGTCTCAAATGTATTAAAAAATATTAAAATTATAGGATTAGTCCCCCACTTTTCCATATTAATCGGTAAAATAGGAAGGAATGAAGTCATGGAGTTTTCTGAATGGGAGGATGATTAAGTGGACGAGCTTGAGGAATATTTATTAGAACAGGAACCTAAAGTTGAATTAACCGCTCAACAAAATGAAGTGGTGGTTGCTGTTGGTCATGGGTATGCTCATAGCAAAATTATCTTGATGGGTGAACATGCAGTTGTTTATGATTATCCAGCCATCGCGCTTCCTTTCAATGGTGTGCAAGTCCATACGAAGGCGACATTTACTCAAGAAAAGGGTTCTACCATTGACTGTATGTATTTCAACGGTCCGATTTCACAAGCACCTGCTTCTTTAAACAATATCGTTCGTGCCATCGAATTAAGTTTACAATCCCTCAAAATAAATATCGCTATTCATACCCAGATTGAAAGTACTATACCACAAGAGCGTGGTATGGGATCTTCGGCTGCTGTGGCTGTTTCGGTTATTCGTGCGATTTATGATTTGTTT
This window of the Fundicoccus culcitae genome carries:
- the coaA gene encoding type I pantothenate kinase, coding for MDSNTFIRYSRDEWKEFHQDAPEIEPIERLAELVSLNDRLSQEDVRAIYGPMLHYIDLLIQQAMTSQKQKQNFFGEKRHKVPFIIGISGSVAVGKSTTARVLHQLLERLYPNKTIELMTTDGFLYPTAELKKRKILHRKGFPESYDMQRLLDFMIQLKTTDEPAEFPVYSHEIYDIVPGEVQVMHNPDIVIIEGINVLQLPENQNIYVSQFFDFSIYVDAHYKKIRQWFFERFQVLMDNAADDPDNYYYQFRDWTEEERNNYGDEVWYTINHLNLLQYILPTRERADLIIHKTDNHFIDEIYIRKY
- a CDS encoding site-specific integrase — protein: MLPNNPSHRTGSIGEKHAEERNYWINKEFKLAINTFDNVEYITAYSILFFTGIKESELLALTIDNFDLDNQLLTINSNWVRRQRKNATTSTKTRSSNRVVTFPKLLVPLINEYINSLYGYIPHMRLFSQLNKYYLNDRLNKAVINAGVKKITVHELRHSHASVLINNEINIKALQQRLGHKNIDTTLNIYSHMYPTKQKEIANLLDNLGPK
- the guaA gene encoding glutamine-hydrolyzing GMP synthase produces the protein MTCLTTSLYEVEKVIVLDFGSQYNQLITRRIREFGVFSELLPNDTTAAELTALGNVKGIILSGGPHSVYADDAFTVDPAIFDLGVPILGICYGMQLTTKLLGGKVEKAAKREYGTATIHVNQTNSGLFEGLSETEQVLMSHGDLITQIPEGFSVTASNEQCPVAAFENTDRQIYGVQFHPEVRHTLNGNQMLRNFAFNICQMTGDWTMDNFIDIQINNIREKVGDRKVLLGLSGGVDSSVVGVLLQKAIGDQLICIFVDHGLLRKNEGDSVMEALETFGLNIIRVNAKDRFFSKLAGITDPEEKRKIIGNEFIYVFDDEAAKLEGIDFLAQGTLYTDIIESGTKTAQTIKSHHNVGGLPEDMSFELIEPLNTLFKDEVRAVGTALNMPDSIVWRQPFPGPGLGIRVLGEVTDEKVEIVRESDAILREEIAKNGLERDVWQYFTVLPNVRSVGVMGDGRTYDHMVGIRAVTSIDGMTSEFARIDWEVLQKISTRIVNEVPHVNRVVYDITGKPPGTIEWE